TCGTCACCGGCGTACCGGCCTCCGGCCAGGCGGCGCTGCTGCGCGAACTCTCCGCCCTGGGCACCGACCACCTCCAGGCCATGGCGCAGCCCAACCGGGACTCACCGCCGGAGTTTCCCGCGGAGTCCGTGACGATGGTCAAGCGCATCGGGCCGGTCACGGCCGCGAGCGCGGTCGCGAACACCCATGCGCTGGTACGCCGCAACGACCGCGTCGACGCCACGGACGGCTCCGGCCTGACCGTGCTCGCCGCCCGCCCGGACCTGCTGCGGGCGGTCGACGGGAAGGTGCGCGCCGGGCGGTGGCTGGACGCGGTCACGGAGCGGTTCCCGACCGTGGTGCTCGGCTCCGTGGCCGCCACCCGCCTGGGTTTCGCGGATCTGCCCACCACCGGCGGTCCCGGCCCGTCCGTGTTCATCGGCGACAGGTGGTTCACCGTCGTCGGCATCCTCGCCCGGATGCCGCTCTCGCCGGACCTGGACCGCTCGGTGCTGGTCGGCTGGGAGGCGGCCCGTAGCCACCTCCGCTTCGACGGGCGTCCCACGGTCATCTACCTGCGGTGCCGGGAGTCGGCGGTCGAGGCCGTCCGGGAGGTCCTGCCGGCCACCATCTCACCCGTCGAACCCGGGCAGGTGGTGGTCACCCGCCCGTCGGACGCCCTCGCGGCGAAGCGGGCCACCGAGAGCAACTTCTCCACCCTGTTCCTCGGCCTGGCCGCGATCGCGCTGCTGGTCGGCGGCATCGGCGTGGCGAACACGATGGTGGTCTCGGTGCTGGAGCGGCGCACCGAGATCGGCCTGCGTCGCGCGTTGGGCGCGCACCGCGGCCAGATCCGCGCCCAGTTCCTCACCGAGTCGGCCGCGCTCGCCGCGCTCGGTGGTGCCGCCGGGACCCTGATCGGTGTGGCCGTGACCGCCGGTTACGCGACCTGGCAGGGCTGGCCGGTCGTGGTCTCGGTGCCGGCGACGCTCGCAGGGCTCGGTGGCGCGGTCGTGGTCGGTGTGCTCGCCGGTGTCTACCCGTCGATCCGGGCGTCCCGTCTCACGCCGACCGAGGCGCTCGCCTCGACCTGAGGCATGCCGGAGTACGACCGGAGGCGCCACCCGGTGCGGGTGGCGCCTCCGGTGTCGAGGGGGTTACTTCCGCTTGGCGGTGACCTCCCGCTCGCACTCCGGCGAGAGCTCCATCCCCTTCGAGATCGACCGCGCGTCGTTCTGCTTGCCGCCG
The genomic region above belongs to Micromonospora sp. WMMD1128 and contains:
- a CDS encoding ABC transporter permease, whose protein sequence is MTRRVRLSPVDLLDVGLLGIRTRKARAAFSALGIAIGIATTVLVTGVPASGQAALLRELSALGTDHLQAMAQPNRDSPPEFPAESVTMVKRIGPVTAASAVANTHALVRRNDRVDATDGSGLTVLAARPDLLRAVDGKVRAGRWLDAVTERFPTVVLGSVAATRLGFADLPTTGGPGPSVFIGDRWFTVVGILARMPLSPDLDRSVLVGWEAARSHLRFDGRPTVIYLRCRESAVEAVREVLPATISPVEPGQVVVTRPSDALAAKRATESNFSTLFLGLAAIALLVGGIGVANTMVVSVLERRTEIGLRRALGAHRGQIRAQFLTESAALAALGGAAGTLIGVAVTAGYATWQGWPVVVSVPATLAGLGGAVVVGVLAGVYPSIRASRLTPTEALAST